The DNA region ATATTTCAGAATTCTTAGGAAGCACTTGGGGGGGTACAGATTCTCCGATACAAAGATTCCTTTTATGTGTACATCTACAATCATGAATTCCGCTGAACTTTGCATCCACAATGATGGAAGTATATATGAAGCTCTTAGAGCTTCAATGGCTATTCCTGGCTTATTCAAACCTGAAGAGAAAGGAGGGCTAATACTTGCCGATGGCGGTATACTGAACAACCTTCCTGTAAGTGTAGCAAGAGAGGCGAACAGCACTTTCGTAGTTGCGGTAGATCTTTCTTCATCTGATGAGGTTACTTCCTTCAATACTTCGAATTCAATATTGGGAATAATAGATGAATACAAAGCCGGTGTGATTTTGCAGAGAGAAATAGCTGCTGCAGATATTGTAGTATCTCCAGTTATGACCAGGAGAATCGATTTGATGGATTCTTCATCCTGTATTGATGTAATGAATGAATCGTATGAAGAAGCGCTCAAATATGATTTTAACGGAGTGACACTTTGAGGATACATGTCGGAGGATACGGTTTTCAGGGCCTCGCCGCTGTGGAGCACATAAATGACCTCATTGGCAAGGGAGAGATGATTCTTAACGGACTGGCGGGGTATTA from Mesotoga sp. BH458_6_3_2_1 includes:
- a CDS encoding patatin-like phospholipase family protein, with the translated sequence MKRALVLGGGGAKGVAHVGVIRALEEKGFVPDLIVGVSIGALVGSAYSILADSSSLWEITLRTYRKAARWLSLKKSAARTHSPILSAIVCAYVNTFREVLPSRRYFRILRKHLGGYRFSDTKIPFMCTSTIMNSAELCIHNDGSIYEALRASMAIPGLFKPEEKGGLILADGGILNNLPVSVAREANSTFVVAVDLSSSDEVTSFNTSNSILGIIDEYKAGVILQREIAAADIVVSPVMTRRIDLMDSSSCIDVMNESYEEALKYDFNGVTL